The following is a genomic window from bacterium BMS3Abin08.
GAATGAGAGTATCTGAAGGGATTTGAATTTTGCATAAGATTCACCGGGAGGGTGAATCGCAAAATTCCCTCGGAGACGGGCCGGATGCCCGTCGAGAATGACTGAAGATACTGTCATGCTCCTCCTTAACATCAGTTGTCGCTGGATTTGGGTATAAATATAATCGGGTAGCCGGGGTTTTTCTCCCACAGCACCCCGCATGCGGACTAAACTGTTACAGCGGTACCCATATGACCAAAAATAAGATTAGCCTATGTAGTGTGCGAACCATTTCTCCATTATCGTTAGTTTCCACAATTTCCAATGGTGCTTCTGAGCGATCTGCTTATCTATATACGATTTGTTCACTATACCATGCTCTACCATTTCGCTTTGTCGCAGATGTTTATTGTACCAGTCGATGTCCATGTAGTAGCTATCAGGCCAGACAAAACCCTGTTTCTTTCTTTTCATGATCCTTGCAGGAAAGTGGGCTTTCAGATTTTCGTGTAGCACATATTTTGTGATACCCTGTTTGAAATAGTTCCGCTCTGAAACAGAGAATATTCTTTCAAATAACTCATGATCAAGAAATGGTACTCGGACCTCGAGCGAATTTGCCATGCTTGCCCTGTCTATTTTGGTCAACACCAACTCTCCCATAAAACATTTGATATCCATTTTCTGGATGGACTTCAAAGGACTCAACTCCTCGTCATAATGCTGTCTGTAAAACCAATGGACGTCATCTGCAATATACTGATGTAGGTTTGGATTCAGCATTTCCTTCAACTCATCACTATTAAAACAACCCATCGCCATGGCATTGGCATAATACTCCACCGTATCTGTGGGGGTGAATAGCCTTTTTGCCCTGTCCTTCCAACTTGTTGGATATTGCAAGTCAAAGAAATTCTTTTGCCAGGAGTATCCCCCAAACAATTCATCAGCTCCTTCTCCACTCAAGACTGCCTTAACATTGGTTCTTGCAAGTTGGCTGACAATATAAGTGGGTATGATGGATATGTCTGCGATCGGTTCATCATAGACCCATGCCATTTTACTCAACAGATCGAGGCTATGGTCATCTGCCACCACCACCTTGTTCTTCAATCCTAAGGAGTCAGCTACAACTTTAGCATACTTATGTTCACTGTCGTGCCAACGGGCAAAACCGATGGAAAAGGTATGGGGGTCGTACGCGAACCTTTTCGCATAGTAAACCAGGGCGCTGCTATCGTAACCTCCACTTAGGAACGATCCAATGGGCACATCGGCTACGGTATGTTGTTTGACTGATCGAAGAATGAGTTGGTCTATCTCCTCTATCAGTTCCTTCTCGTTAATATTTTGGTTTCGGTGACCTAAAGTCCAATACTCCTTCGACATGGTGTGCAAAGAGTTCACATCCACTTCTAAATAATGCGCAGCCGGCAGCTTCTTAATATCCTGCCAGATTGTTTTGGGTGACGGGATATAGCGATAAACAAAATAGTCTGTGAACGAACTAAAGTCAATGTCCTTTGGCGCAACATTTGATGCGAGGATTGCCTTGATCTCCGATCCAAATATGAATTGATCGTTGTTTTGATAATAGTACAATGGCTTAATACCAAATCTGTCTCTTGCCAAAAACAATTTGCGCCGGTCTGTGTCATACAAGCCGAATGCGAACATTCCTTTCAGTTTGTCCAATACTTTGTATCCCCAGCGCTTATATCCGGCAATAATCACCTCACTGTCGGTACCAGTCTTAAAGGAGTAAGCTGATTCTAATTCTCTTCGTATTTCTTTAAAATTGTAGATCTCTCCATTGAAAGTTAGCCAAATGGTGCCCTCTCCGTTGCTCATCGGTTGGCGTCCTCTTTCTGATAGGTCGAGAAATGAGAGTCTTCTGTGACCGAGAGCTATCCGGGTATCACTCGAAAAGTAAAGACCGGCATCATCCGGTCCGCGATGAGCAATTGTATCGCACATTACACCAAATAGTGCTTTGTCTATATGCGATCGAATACTAATGTGTCCTACTATGCCACACATAGGTGCCGTCCTTATTATTTTTTAGAGGCTAACCCAAGGCTAATGCTTCACTCTTCAGAATATATCGTTCACTGTGACAAAAAATATTGTTTGTGGCTGAGGAATCGGTCTGTTTGAATGTTGTGGGAAATAAAGTGGCATTCATGTAAGGTAATGGTTTATGTTGTCAGCACATTCCTTACGATAAGAATATCCGGGTTTTCCCCCAACGCTGATCAAAGAAAGCGTCATCGGGTGTAATATTGACAAACGCGGTCCCTTTGATCTTAAATTCATCTATCATCTGAACGGAAATGTTTTATGATAAAGCTAAACACCATTGATCGATCTCATGTGTTCCGTAACCAATACAGATAGAACAGACAAGGTTGCACCTCTTTTCCCAGTAAAAGTATGGAAATCTGAAAGAATAGGTCGGTGATAAGAATTTGCCTTTTTAAGCATTTTGAATGGTAGCACAAAAGGTAAAAATTTTCACAATTTTTGTGGATTTTTTCAAGAATCAACTAATACTGAGTTGTTGGCCCTGCAGTTTTGAAAGGGCAACTTCAGGTAGCAGCATAGATTGTGCGGCTAACGACCGGCAAAAGATGGACAAGAAGGTAAATCTTTAACCCGCAGGAGCCCCTTGCGTAGTTCGGGTTTAAGGATATATGATATACAATAAAATGACATAATAATTTAACTTAAATTGCGGAGGGTTGTCTAAAATGCATATATTCTGTCATATTGTATAAATTTGTTTCAATTTCTATGAGAGATCCTGAATTTGTTACAGAACAAGCCTTGCACTGATAATGATTACCAAACCACTGATAAGTATTATAACACCTGTTTATAATTTAGAATCATATATAGAACAGACTATACATAGTGTGTTAGGCCAGACTTATCAGAACTGGGAATGGATCATTATGGACGATGGATCTACTGATAATACAAGAAATATTATTAATTCATATAAGGATGAGAGAATAAAGTATTTTTTTCAAATGCATGGAGGTATTGACAATATTTGTTTAACACATAATAAGGCTCTTAGTCTGTCAAAAGGCGACTTTATTGCTCTCATAGACGGAGACGATCTATGGCCTGAATATAAACTTGAAAAGCAATTAAGCAGTTTTATGGATGATGAAGTTGTTTTAAGTTATGGCGAATGTTGCCTTATAGATTCTGAATGCAAGAAGATAGATTATGTCAGAAATCATCCTGACAAGAGAATTGCTATGAATGATCCGGTTGGGTCAGCACTTAAAGAATTTCTCTTCAAAAGCAATTTTATCTATAATCCAACGGTTATGGTCAGAAAATCAGTCTTGCAGAAGATAGGAGGATTCACTATTTACAAAGGATTAGCCCAAGATTTCCCGACGTGGTGCCGGCTATCCCTTGAGGGGAAATTCAACCCTCTTCCTCTATGTCTTGGTTTCTGGAGAAAACATAATAAATCGGTAAGTTTTCATAATGCGGAATATCGATTCAGAAATAAGATTAAATTCCTTAAGGAATTTATAGCATTGCATAAAAATGATATTGAATTCCCGGGACCTGAATTTATTGCAGATATAGATAGTCTTATTGAAAAGAAATACAAATCATTTATCGAGTTTCTTCCCTATGACAAAGCGATGCTTATGCTAAAAATCGGCATGTTTCACGAAGCGAAGGAAGAGGTCGGTAAATATTTAAGGCAAGGTTCATCATTAAAGAATAGATTGATTATTTACTTGATTTATATATCAGCATTTGTAAACTATGACATTGTTAACCCGGTCCGGAAACTTAAGGAAAACTCAGAAAATATCATAAAAAAATACAAGTTGTTCAATCGTTAGATTTTTCTTCGTGCATTCCAACTTCAGTAACTGAAAATACGACTATGCCGTAACAGGTTACGGCAGTTTTGGGGTCACTCCCAAGATTGAGTAACCTTCCTATTTGAACATTCAAAAATATCAATGGATTTCGCTAAACATAATCTCAGCAAACAG
Proteins encoded in this region:
- the asnB_1 gene encoding asparagine synthetase [glutamine-hydrolyzing] 1 codes for the protein MCGIVGHISIRSHIDKALFGVMCDTIAHRGPDDAGLYFSSDTRIALGHRRLSFLDLSERGRQPMSNGEGTIWLTFNGEIYNFKEIRRELESAYSFKTGTDSEVIIAGYKRWGYKVLDKLKGMFAFGLYDTDRRKLFLARDRFGIKPLYYYQNNDQFIFGSEIKAILASNVAPKDIDFSSFTDYFVYRYIPSPKTIWQDIKKLPAAHYLEVDVNSLHTMSKEYWTLGHRNQNINEKELIEEIDQLILRSVKQHTVADVPIGSFLSGGYDSSALVYYAKRFAYDPHTFSIGFARWHDSEHKYAKVVADSLGLKNKVVVADDHSLDLLSKMAWVYDEPIADISIIPTYIVSQLARTNVKAVLSGEGADELFGGYSWQKNFFDLQYPTSWKDRAKRLFTPTDTVEYYANAMAMGCFNSDELKEMLNPNLHQYIADDVHWFYRQHYDEELSPLKSIQKMDIKCFMGELVLTKIDRASMANSLEVRVPFLDHELFERIFSVSERNYFKQGITKYVLHENLKAHFPARIMKRKKQGFVWPDSYYMDIDWYNKHLRQSEMVEHGIVNKSYIDKQIAQKHHWKLWKLTIMEKWFAHYIG
- the tuaG gene encoding putative teichuronic acid biosynthesis glycosyltransferase TuaG, which produces MITKPLISIITPVYNLESYIEQTIHSVLGQTYQNWEWIIMDDGSTDNTRNIINSYKDERIKYFFQMHGGIDNICLTHNKALSLSKGDFIALIDGDDLWPEYKLEKQLSSFMDDEVVLSYGECCLIDSECKKIDYVRNHPDKRIAMNDPVGSALKEFLFKSNFIYNPTVMVRKSVLQKIGGFTIYKGLAQDFPTWCRLSLEGKFNPLPLCLGFWRKHNKSVSFHNAEYRFRNKIKFLKEFIALHKNDIEFPGPEFIADIDSLIEKKYKSFIEFLPYDKAMLMLKIGMFHEAKEEVGKYLRQGSSLKNRLIIYLIYISAFVNYDIVNPVRKLKENSENIIKKYKLFNR